The window CTGGTGTGGCCGCACCGGTTCGACCGATGGAGATAACGATATCGCGGACGATGGTCGTGGCTTCTTCGGCAGCAAATTTATAGGCCACTGCGGCTCGCGGTGTCTTGCCAACGATGCCCAGCTCGGCAAACTGTCGCCGGTCATTGAGCTTGATGACCGCTCCGTCGGTGTTAAACTGCAGTGACTGACGCACTTCATCGAGATGATTAACATAGCTCATCACCTCGTCCAGGCCATAGACAATTTGCGTCTGCCGACTAGTGGTGATACCCAGCTCGTTCATCATCTGATAGCCAAAGGCAATTGTCGGCGTATCCTCGAGGTTATCGCGAATGATGTCATAACCAACGAAGTGCAATGGACGCTCTGCCACCAGTTTTGGGTCAAGCTGACGAATCGTCCCGGCTGCTAAATTACGCGGATTGGCAAATTCTGGCTGACCGGCCGCTCGCCGACGCTGATTTAAGGCTGCAAAGTCCTCTTTGTGCATCACGATTTCACCACGAATCTCCGTCCGACCACGCAAAAAATGAGCAAATCGCTGGTTGGCGCGCAGTGTCAGCGGCACATTCTGAATCGTCCGCACATTCATGGTCACATCTTCACCAACCAATCCGTCGCCGCGCGTCACGGCCCGCGTCAGCACACCGTCTTCATAAATCAGCGCACAGGCCAGGCCATCCATCTTGATATCACACAAAAATTCTTCAGTGATGTCCCGGCGCACTTTTTTCATGCGCTGTATCCACGCCGCAACTTCTTCTCGGTCAAACACGTCCTGCAGTGAAATCATCCGCGTTTGATGCTGGACCTTGGTAAATTTACCGAGCGCTTTTCCTGCCACCCGCTGGGTTGGGCTGTCTGGTGTGATGAGTTCAGGAAACTGCTCTTCTAGCTGCGACAATTCATGTTTCAGGCTATCAGCCGCCGCCTCGCTCATGATCGATTCGTCGAGGACATGATAATGATAGCGATAATCATTGATCAGATCTCGCAGTTTGACAATTCGTTGCTCGGCCGCCTGCCGGTCAAGCTGGCGCGCTGTCATCGGCGACGACCTTTCGGTAGAATAGATAAATATAGCACGCCGAGGCAACAATCGAGAACGCCACCAACATCAACGCCACGAGCGGCACCAGCGGCAGCCAGTTCAACGCCGGTATCACCGTTTTGAGTGCACCATCAATCGTAATGACCGGAATAAGCACCGCCGCCCAAACCACGGCGAGCACCACCAGCAGCCACATCAATCGCAGCAAGATTCGCATCCGCCGCCCCAAGACAACGTCCGAAGCCAGTCGCGCTGCTTCTAGTGGATACATTCCCGGTAGCGTGACGATCACCATAGCAAACAACGTACTCGTTAGCCAATATATCGACAAGGTAACAATTAATATGGTGGCACCGGCCGCCAACATCAACACAACCGTTTGTTGTAACATACCTGACGTATCCGCCGCGCCATAGATGATAGCCGCTATCGCCGCTGGTAATAATTGAATGAGCGCAATAAACACCAGAACCGCCAGGGCGATGACTGGCGCACCCGCGTTATACAGCCCATCACGAACCTTTAGGCGCTTATCAGCGGTCACGCCACGAATCAGCCAGATTGTCGTCAGCCATATATATAGCCCAATTAACGCACCAACTAGCTGCTGGGATGATCCCACACCACCCGTCGAACCGCCAAGCTGATTGGTAACCACGCCGGCAAATAGCGCCAGTGTCGGCATCACAGCACCCAGGGCTCCTTCTTGGTTCGCTTCATTAATTGTATCTTTGAGTTGCTGGTACGTATCTTGTGACATTAACCCCGATAACAATACGCCCAATACCGCATATATTGCCGCCAATCCAACGAAGATCCGCCAGTGCTTTCGTATCAGTTGCCATGCTTGTTTGGTCAGCGCAAAGTAGCCTGGCAGTTTGAGCGAACGACGATAGTCACGCCGCTTGGTCACTCGAAAACTACGGTGCGGCCGACGGCGGAGAAAAGCTTGACGGCGCTGTATCAGCCGCTGCCAAGCTTTAATAAGCCTCTCTTTTAACGATACTGTTTTCTTTGTCGCGGCGCGACTATCCGCTCTTGAGGTTGCTCGTTTACGCCGCGTGGTGTGTTGTTTTTTAGTTGGCTTCGTCATGATTACATCTTCGTTGCATTACTTCGCAGACGTGCGATTCGATCTTCTAGTGGCGGGTGGGTGCTAAATAACTTTGAGAAAAAGCCAGGGCGCAGCGGATTATTCATAAACAAGTTCGCCGTTGAGGTACTCTGCTTGCGCATTGGCCGACCATAACTTTGTAACTTCTCCAGTGCCATCGCCAGCCCCTCCGAGTCGCGAGTCAATAGCGCGCCCGAGGCATCCGCGAGATACTCGCGCTGGCGGCTCACCGCCAGTTGCGTAATCGTTGCTAAAATCGGTGCCAATATTACTACTATGATACCCACGACGTAGACAACCGGACTGGTATCCCCGTCATCATCATCACCATAAATCATCATCCGGAGTGCGATATCAGCAAGCAACCCAATAGCACTCACCAACCCAAAGGCAATCATACTAACGCGAATATCGTAGTTGCGCACATGGCTCATCTCGTGCGCCATCACCGCCTCGAGCTCGCGCTTGTCCATAATTTCTAACAGCCCAGTAGTCGCACCGACGATAGCGTGCTTTGGATCGCGGCCCGTCGCAAACGCGTTCGGCGCTGGATCATCAATAATGTAGACTTTTGGCATCGGCATACCGGAGGTAATCGCCAGGTTTTCTACTACTCGCCACAGCTCCGGCGCATCCTTCTTTTCAATCTGCTGCGCACCGCTCATCGCCATGGCCAATTTACCAGCAATATAATATTGTAACCACGCATAAAGCAGTGCACAACCGACAATGATCAACGACAATGAATAGTTCCGTAGATACATACCGACCAGTACACCAATCACGCCGATAATCGCCACAAACACTGCCATGATCAGCACAGTGTTTCGCTTATTATGAGAAATTGCACTATACATATTAGATATTATACCAAAAACCGCCCGCCGAAAATAGGCGAGCGGCTTAGTTCAGGCAAAGATTATCCTGCCTTAGAATTTCACCTCGACTGGATTCTCAACACTTGCTCGATCAGCAACCTCAAAGAACTCCTTGGCCTGGAAGCCGAACATACCGGCAACCATGTTAGCTGGGAACCTTTGAATCCTTGTGTTCAGATCACGAACACCGCCATTATAAAAGCGACGCGATGCCTGGATCTTGTCTTCGGTATCGACCAGTTCCTGCTGCAGTTGCATGAAGTTTTGGTTAGCCTTCAAGTCTGGATAAGCCTCGGCTACCGCGAACAGGCTCTTCAGCGCACCTTCGAGCATGTTCTCTGCTTCGGCAGTATCCTTCACACCTTTAGCGTCCATAATGGCCGATCGCGCTTCAGTAACCTTTTCAAATACTTCTTTCTCGTGCGTGGCGTAGCCCTTGACTGAGTTAACCAGGTTTGGAATCAAGTCAGTCCGGCGTTTGAGCTGGACAGTGATATCACTCCATGCTTCCTCTACGCGGTTGCGCAGCGTTACTAGACCGTTGTATGTACCGATCAAAAACGCCACAATCAGAACGATAACGACACCGACGATAATTAAGGTTATTATTACTGCATCCATGTTCTATTCTCCTTATGGTTAGTACCTTATACACATAATTATACCATACACACGGGTCGTATAGCAGCAAAATCATACCAACTCATTGTTGACACGCAGCTCATCATAGTCGTATACTTATTCATATAAATCATATTTATATGAAAGAAAGGAATTATATGACAAAACCAAAGAGTAGACATGCTTGGACAGTCAAGGTTGGCGAACGCGGGCAAATTGTGATACCCAAAGAGGCGCGAGATATTTTTAATATCAAGCCTGGCGATACACTTATCATGCTCGGCGACAAGCAGCAAGGAATTGCTATTCCGACTAAGAATAAAGTCATTGATACAATCACCGCCGTACTCAATGATACGGAGATGAAATCATGAATGCAATCACTGCGACCAACTTAACAAAACGCTACGGTGACTTTGTCGCAGTCGACAGCCTTAATCTATCAATTGAAAAGGGTGAGTTATTTTCACTACTCGGTGTCAATGGTGCGGGTAAGACGACACTGATTAAAATGTTATCTTGCTTAAGCCAGCCAACACAAGGTGATGCTATTTTACTCGGCAATAGTATTACCGAAAAACCTCAGGCAGTCAAACAGATGATCAACGTTTCACCGCAAGAAACTGCTGTAGCTGGTAATTTATCAGTCCGCGAGAATCTCGAACTGATCGCTGGAC is drawn from Candidatus Saccharibacteria bacterium oral taxon 488 and contains these coding sequences:
- a CDS encoding protease, which gives rise to MYSAISHNKRNTVLIMAVFVAIIGVIGVLVGMYLRNYSLSLIIVGCALLYAWLQYYIAGKLAMAMSGAQQIEKKDAPELWRVVENLAITSGMPMPKVYIIDDPAPNAFATGRDPKHAIVGATTGLLEIMDKRELEAVMAHEMSHVRNYDIRVSMIAFGLVSAIGLLADIALRMMIYGDDDDGDTSPVVYVVGIIVVILAPILATITQLAVSRQREYLADASGALLTRDSEGLAMALEKLQSYGRPMRKQSTSTANLFMNNPLRPGFFSKLFSTHPPLEDRIARLRSNATKM
- the ligA gene encoding NAD-dependent DNA ligase LigA, coding for MTARQLDRQAAEQRIVKLRDLINDYRYHYHVLDESIMSEAAADSLKHELSQLEEQFPELITPDSPTQRVAGKALGKFTKVQHQTRMISLQDVFDREEVAAWIQRMKKVRRDITEEFLCDIKMDGLACALIYEDGVLTRAVTRGDGLVGEDVTMNVRTIQNVPLTLRANQRFAHFLRGRTEIRGEIVMHKEDFAALNQRRRAAGQPEFANPRNLAAGTIRQLDPKLVAERPLHFVGYDIIRDNLEDTPTIAFGYQMMNELGITTSRQTQIVYGLDEVMSYVNHLDEVRQSLQFNTDGAVIKLNDRRQFAELGIVGKTPRAAVAYKFAAEEATTIVRDIVISIGRTGAATPVAVFDPVVVAGTTVQHASLHNADEIARLDVQRGDTVVIFKAGDIIPQVQTVLKELRPADAKPIDYPAELARQYPELAFVRPAGEAVYRVKGLSGPLILKRSLTHFASKGALDIDTLGEKNVEALVEAGLVNDLADIYRLTKDNLLQLERFAEISAQKLIDAIAAKKQPALERFLFGLGIRHVGAQTAIDLANRFESIEKLLAATIDELREVDGVGEIVAESIVAWFADEDNVTLLEKFTDLGVTPQFSQKSDHLAGQSFVITGTLQSMGRDAAAERIRNLGGTFQTTVAKDTTYLVAGGKVGASKLKKAEQYGTKIIDEQALLEIIQ
- a CDS encoding AbrB/MazE/SpoVT family DNA-binding domain-containing protein, translated to MTKPKSRHAWTVKVGERGQIVIPKEARDIFNIKPGDTLIMLGDKQQGIAIPTKNKVIDTITAVLNDTEMKS
- a CDS encoding LemA family protein; amino-acid sequence: MDAVIITLIIVGVVIVLIVAFLIGTYNGLVTLRNRVEEAWSDITVQLKRRTDLIPNLVNSVKGYATHEKEVFEKVTEARSAIMDAKGVKDTAEAENMLEGALKSLFAVAEAYPDLKANQNFMQLQQELVDTEDKIQASRRFYNGGVRDLNTRIQRFPANMVAGMFGFQAKEFFEVADRASVENPVEVKF